ACTTAAGCACCGTAAATCTATAAATCCAAACATTCTTGAACAATGAGATTAACTTTGATACTTCATTGATCCCACTACACTCAAAATAATAAGTAAGGGTCAGTTATTAATACAATCTGCACAAATGTCAGTCATTAATACAATCTGCACAAATGTCAGTCATTAATACAATCTGCACAAATGTCAGTCATTAATACAATCTGCACAAATGTCAGTCATTAATACAATCTGCACAAATGTCAGTTATTAATACAATCTGCACAAATGTCAGTCATTAATACAATCTGCACAAATGTCAGTCATTAATACAATCTGCACAAATGTCAGTCATTAATACAATCTGCACAAATGTCAGTTATTAATACAATCTGCACAAATGTCAGTCATTAATACAATCTGCACAAATGTCAGTCATTAATACAATCTGCACAAATGTCAGTCATTAATACAATCTGCACAAATGTCAGTTATTAATACAATCTGCACAAATGTCAGTTATTAATACAATCTGCACAAATGTCAGTTATTAATACAATCTGCACAAATGTCAGTTATTAATACAATCTGCACAAATGTCAGTCATTAATACAATCTGCACAAATGTCAGTCATTAATACAATCTGCACAAATGTCAGTTATTAATACAATCTGCACAAATGTCAGTTATTAATACAATCTGCACAAATGTCAGTCATTAATACAATCTGCACAAATGTCAGTCATTAATACAATCTGCACAAATGTCAGTCATTAATACAATCTGCACAAATGTCAGTCATTAATACAATCTGCACAAATGTCAGTTATTAATACAATCTGCACAAATGTCAGTTATTAATACAATCTGCACAAATGTCAGTTATTAATACAATCTGCACAAATGTCAGTTATTAATACAATCTGCACAAATGTCAGTTATTAATACAATCTGCACAAATGTCAGTCATTAATACAATCTGCACAAATGTCAGTCATTAATACAATCTGCACAAATGTCAGTCATTAATACAATCTGCACAAATGTCAGTCATTAATACAATCTGCACAAATGTCAGTTATTAATACAATCTGCACAAATGTCAGTCATTAATACAATCTGCACAAATGTCAGTCATTAATACAATCTGCACAAATGTCAGTTATTAATACAATCTGCACAAATGTCAGTCATTAATACAATCTGCACAAATGTCAGTCATTAATACAATCTGCACAAATGTCAGTCATTAATACAATCTGCACAAATGTCAGTCATTAATACAATCTGCACAAATGTCAGTTATTAATACAATCTGCACAAATGTCAGTTATTAATACAATCTGCACAAATGTCAGTTATTAATACAATCTGCACAAATGTCAGTTATTAATACAATCTGCACAAATGTCAGTCATTAATACAATCTGCACAAATGTCAGTTATTAATACAATCTGCACAAATGTCAGTTATTAATACAATCTGCACAAATGTCAGTCATTAATACAATCTGCACAAATGTCAGTCATTAATACAATCTGCACAAATGTCAGTCATTAATACAATCTGCACAAATGTCAGTCATTAATACAATCTGCACAAATGTCAGTCATTAATACAATCTGCACAAATGTCAGTTATTAATACAATCTGCACAAATGTCAGTTATTAATACAATCTGCACAAATGTCAGTTATTAATACAATCTGCACAAATGTCAGTCATTAATACAATCTGCACAAATGTCAGTCATTAATACAATCTGCACAAATGTCAGTTATTGATACAATCTGCACAAATGTCAGTTATTAATACAATCTGCACAAATGTCAGTCATTAATACAATCTGCACACATGTCAGTTATTGATACAATCTGCACACATGTCAGTTATTCTATATCACAATTTCATGAAACGATTATATAGTTGACCCTTATTTTGTTTTCGATAAGTGAAGTATAACCAATATTGCAATTATTTGACAGGTTTAAGCGTTTGACAATAATCAGCCATGACCAATCGTTTTTCTCCTcttgtatgttgtttttaatataagacGGTGAAGGTATGGAGGACTTATGAAAAATAGCGTTCTTTGGTCCAAAGCCCGTTCTACAAAATTGGGTAGATTACATCTGGGTAAAGAAAGGAAGGTGCGATCCTAAATCGGTTGACCCGGGTGAAAGTATTTGTGGTGTGGCTTTCTCATACTTTGTGTGTTCGATAACAATCTGATTCGCTCCATCGTCCTTCATTAAGATTTCATAGTTATTTGATCACACCGTATTTTGGATTACTATTAAAATGCCTTAAAGATAAGGTATTAATGCCTTAAAGATAAggtattaaatgtaaaaacgaatgtaaaagaaatttgtgtttttcattgtttgcaCAGAAAATTGCCGAGCCCAGTTTAGGAGCACGAGAAAAAGCCGACAGCCACATCGCCGAGCAGAAACAggatattaaacaaaattgaacacACATAGAACTAGTTATTGCAAAATCatctacagtcgaaccccgtctggctcgaactcccagggaccggcgaaaatacctcgagcctcggaaaattcttgccaagcgggattgcttacactCAGTATAAAGAAAGCGGTGCTTTACTTCCAGTTTGAGCAAACGAGggtttcgagccaagcgggattgcttacactCAGTATAAAGAAAGCGGTCCTTTACTTCCAGTTTGAGCAAACGAGggtttcgagccaagcgggattgcttacactCAGTATAAAGAAAGCGGTCTTTTACTTCCAGTTTGAGCAAACGAGggtttcgagccaagcgggaatgcttacactCAGTATAAAGAAAGCGGTCCTTTACTTCCAGTTTGAGCAAACGAGggtttcgagccaagcgggaatgcttacactCAGTATAAAGAAAGCGGTCCTTTACTTCCAGTTTGAGCAAACGAGggtttcgagccaacggggttcgagtGTATAAAGAAACCAAGATCAGGTTAGGCTACATCAATAGTTGGGTTTCTTCaagttttaaatacaattgaGGTAATCTGAATCACTTCATTAGATTTTCTCAATCATTCTCACACATACTAAAAACATCAAATCTTGATATTATTTCTATGTAAATGTGGTAAATAGTTCCTACTATCATTTTCAAAGTAGGCTGTAACAATACTCCGTGAGAATCTTACAGATCTTTAATTCACCTCAACTATACGTTAACATCAAAGTAAACTACACAGTAATAACGTGCcagttatacaaataaatgcGAGTACAAGAAGAGCTTTTTCGGCAGTGCCGCCTTAAGATGTTAAATAGGCGATTGAATAAATAATACCGGTCAACCCTCGCTCCAGTGCGTCCAGTAGGTCTACAGAAGGTTCAGAAGTGACCGTTTAAGTTCAGACATAATCAATCCTTCTTCATTGACACGGGgaaatttcattcaaatcattatttaaagtagGCTACACTGAGTTGATCAATTATTGTGTGGCATTTGCAATTATCAACAGTAGATCAGTGGACTGTGATGGTAgtgaacatgtttacaaactaTTTGGTAATACTAGTATAATAGCATTTAAGTCAATCTTATTTCAAATGGTTGATTAGCCTGTAAAGAAAGCTGTGAATAATTCAttatataaacttgttttaaatgtttacgaTATTCCATTTCGATTGAATTCTTCACTGTGTGAGTCAAATGCATTTGTTATAGACTTAAAGCATACTTATGGATTGAAAACATCATATCGGTGAGGAGATTAAGCAGTTTTTAAACCGGACTGTGATTGTGTGAAACGCCCACGCGCCCACTTGCCAAGTCATCAGTTTCCCCTTGTCGGCCGGTCGATCTTCTAAGTAGGGCGTTGCAGTATGGGTAACTTCCTGTCGCGGGTGACGGCGGCCCGACGGCGTCTCAAGAACATAGCAGACGTGTTCGAGGGTCGCATACCGCGCGTCCTCATCCTTGGGCTGGATGGAGCAGGTAGAAATTAGTGGCGTCTCTCACACCTGTTGTCTTCCCATTGTCAATAAAGTTatttgcattttctttaaactatCTCAAGCACTGTAATAATAATTTGCATTCCTCGCTTTaccctttgaaatacaattaaagtccAAAAGTACATAAACTGACGGATATTATaacctttattgaatatattggTAGCATCAGGCGATACTGTCAATCCACCAATCACGCCACAGCATTTTGCTGAATCGCGTTACTAACGCCTTTCTCGACTAAAAGGTTCATACAAGATCTTGACATGTATGTTCGAGCACGAAACACAAACCCTTAATAATATTGACTAGTTCCTTTTTACGATGGTCACATGCAAGACTATTTTGTTTAggttgtataattatatttgaatgacaAGATGCTTTGTCGAACAAATCGAAATAAACTTCaatctgttctgttttgttatatatatgatatattctaGTTCATAAGTGAAGCGCCTTATTTGTTTACAGGCAAGACTTCGTTCATGTACAAGTGTAAGCTGGACCACGTAATCTACGCGAACGATGCACCCCGGGGTGTGAACATAGAGCACGCCCGGCCCCGTTGGGGAGCCCGCCTGCAGCTATACGACCTGCCGGGTTCAAAACTCTCAAGACACCTTTGGCACGACTGGTTCAAAAACGTGGAGGGTATGGCGCACTGATCAACATTTGTAACACATTCAAGTTGACCATTGTTTCTTATTGGCATTGTTACGGACAGTAGCCTTTATAACTATTTGGATTTTATTCGTACTTCATCGTATTCATAGCTGTAATTTTACacattatattcaaattcaaaacaaggACCGTATCTTTAAAGAAAaacgaacacaaaaccaccCGTTTATATGCTTCAATTGTGTCCACGTCCTCACTGTCACGGTCGTGAAAGTAGTAATAACGTTTACCACAATGCATATTCAAGTCACCACGTGTAGAAATGTTCACGTGTCGTTACAGCGGTGGTGTTCGTGGTGGACGGTGGGGACCGGGTGCGGGCGGACGAGGCGCGCTTCGAGCTGCACGAGCTCCTCCAGAACGGCCGCCTCCGTCGGGTGCCGCTCGTCGTCGTCAATAACAAGCAGGACGTTGAAGGTacattctgttttgtttaaaagaataaaaatagtataggtttcaaaaatattactgagtttataaacttaaaaacaaataattatcatatatatttgcACTCTCACATAACCGGAGTTCATTTATGAGACACGAAACATTAGCCGCTATtggattgaaatgaaattatgcAATTGCACCAATCAGTATTTTTTGTTCGactatttaaatagaaatataagATTTTAATAAGTACACTTCCCATTAAGTTGGACGTACATCGAAGTATTTTAGCCAAATCgcccaagtttactttttatttcaatataagagaACAGAGTGAAGAAATACGCCATTtcagactagaaattgttaagaTTTTCAAACTCCCCTattaacactttaaaccaaaataatttgGGTTCTGTACGCGgggtgcaagtcaaaaggtcacgcccctaagttatgccccctctgacatcctggatccgcccctgaatATCGTACTCGCCACACCCAAATCTATTGCAACCTTTTATCACCAACATCATGTCTATGCTGTAACAAACGCTTGAAATTATTAGGCTAATGAGCAAAAGGAATCAATGAAGCAAACGCTATTAGCAATTTTATATATCGTTGGCTTAATCATCTGTCGCCAGCCCTAGGCCTAGGGCACTTGAGcctgtttcaatatttttctattttctatacaaatatcGAATTTCATATTAAACCGCTTTAGCTGTGTATGCACACAGTCGACTGCTTGGTGAAATGATTGCCAATTATTTTACTAAATCGAACTTTTATTTGATGAAAGGGAATTGTGTAATACTAGTTTCGCGATCTTCATGTTTACGTTTAATAATACAAATGGTTATTGTCCCGCTTCAAGTACGCTTACAAAAGAGTCGCCCACATAATGTCCCACTTGCCCCGCTTGTTTGGTATTGAATGCGACTAGAAATtttgaatatacatttatatttatttatattagtcTTGTATATGCTTGTCTAGTTTACACTGATTTCAATCTGTAAATGGccggtacatgtacataaattcTGCGTTCGCATTAACAACCCTACCAATTAATGGCCTTCCGAAAAGGTTCATTCGGACATGATGGAAAACTAACCTTTATTGCTAGCTTTATATGTTCCAACAGCTTattctataataaaataatttttgtttggtcaaattcaatcaaaatttgatttgattggtcaatatttatcgaTTAATTATTGGCAAATTATTGCTGAACAATATTATCATTTACAtgtcgaggggtgaaagcgaaatgGTTCGATCTTCTTCTTTATccaatgtcacttagaaccgtTTCGCATTCACCACTCGATTTGCAAACTAAGCCTAAAGTTATATGTGGACAACTTGTACAAGTTTTATGCAATCGCCTACCGGCGTCGGATTTGGAGCCTTTTGCATTTCAATGTACCGTTGAGGATTCATTTCAAAGAAGTGTAACTTCGCGatgaacgttttttttctgttcatttcAACACAGAGCCCCTTTATTGCAGGTGCGATGGCGGAGGAGGAAATGCGGACTGTGCTGGACCTGGCCACCATTCAGGACCGTGACGTCAGTCTCCACAACGTCTCCGCCGTCAACGGCACTAACGTCAAGCCCGTTCTCACTGACGTCGTCGACAAAATTAAAGCATTCCGTCACTACAAGAGCGGGTTGGGCGTTACCGGTAAGGCCGAGACACCGGGGTCATCTAAAACCGGAAGTGATATCGGGAAAGATAAAGATAGTATGAAGTTTTCAAGCATTGAGGATGCGGATAATAATGACAATGTGCCTTCTTTGTTCGGTAATCTGAGCAAATCTGAGCCAACCACTGACCTAGACGCGGTCAGTGACGTCGTTCCCGGCCCTTCCACTTACCAGCCCGACCAGCCGTTGTACGCGGGCCACTCCGGGCAACCCACCGCAAGCGAGGTGTCGAGCGATGTTAGCAGCGATCACAAACCCTCTTATGATAGTGAAAGCTACAATGTTCAGAATCCCGATGGCGTTTTGATTCAGCCCGTCGATGGTAATATTGTAGCCAATGAAGGCACAGAAAATACTGGCCGAAGTGAAGAGACATCCAGTGAACACGACAGCCAGTCCCATGCCGATATTGCGTCTCATTTAGACACAAACATCAATGAATTTAACAGTTCGGAAGCGGAGGATATTTCCA
The DNA window shown above is from Mya arenaria isolate MELC-2E11 chromosome 6, ASM2691426v1 and carries:
- the LOC128239393 gene encoding uncharacterized protein LOC128239393; this translates as MGNFLSRVTAARRRLKNIADVFEGRIPRVLILGLDGAGKTSFMYKCKLDHVIYANDAPRGVNIEHARPRWGARLQLYDLPGSKLSRHLWHDWFKNVEAVVFVVDGGDRVRADEARFELHELLQNGRLRRVPLVVVNNKQDVEGAMAEEEMRTVLDLATIQDRDVSLHNVSAVNGTNVKPVLTDVVDKIKAFRHYKSGLGVTGKAETPGSSKTGSDIGKDKDSMKFSSIEDADNNDNVPSLFGNLSKSEPTTDLDAVSDVVPGPSTYQPDQPLYAGHSGQPTASEVSSDVSSDHKPSYDSESYNVQNPDGVLIQPVDGNIVANEGTENTGRSEETSSEHDSQSHADIASHLDTNINEFNSSEAEDISTEDANSNTVNAYEASESESVSERFDEPEQKSAKVVVDEASVVDGESTSISEDSDSSDGDSECVRGLEDIARQHAVAV